The genomic window AAACGGCCGGCCTCGGTGGCCACGCCCTGATCCCGGGCTGCCATCACGAAATAATCGTACCAGCGCTCGGCGTCGGCCGGTGCCGCACCGCGGGAAAAGCTGGGCCGCAGGCCACTGTTGGTATCGGCGGCCAGGGTAAACTGAGACACCACCAGCAGGCTACCGCCGGCCTGGCGCAGATTGAGGTTCATTTTACCATTTTCATCGGAAAACACGCGATAGCCGAGCACCTTGGCCAGCAGCTTGTCGGCTTTGGCCTGATCGTCTTCCCGCTCCACCCCCAGCAGCACCAGCAGGCCGGGGCCAATGGCGCCCACCTGCTCACCACTGATGGTGACCCTTGCCTCGGTCACCCGCTGTATCAGGGCTATCATGTCTTGTTGAGCTCCTTCGCCATATGATCGGTCGCCTTGACCAGGCCGTCCATAATACCCGGTTCAAAGGCCGAATGTCCGGCGCCGGGCACAATTTGCAGGCGCAGTTCGGGCCAGTGATCGGCCAGGGCAAGGGCGGCGGCGGGCTTGCAGATGGCATCATAACGGCCGTGCACCAGAATGGCGGGCAGCGAACGCACTCGTTCAATGGCCTTGATGATATGATTTTCCTCTATAAAGCAGTTATTTAAAAAGTAGTGACACTCCAGCCGGGCCAGCGCCAGGGCACTGTGGGCCTCGCCGTAATGGCTGTCGGCATCGTTTCTCGGCAACAGGGTGGAGATGCGCCCCTCCCAAATGGCCCAGGCCCGGGCGGCATTGAGCCGGGCCAGCTCATTGTCGCTGGTCAGCAACCGGTAATAGCGGTTGAGCAGATCTTCGGCGTCGCCGTCCAGGGGCGCCAGAAACTCCCGGTAATAGTCGGGAAACAGCTGGGCGGCACCGCCCTCGGGCTGATAGAGCCAGTCCAGATCCTGCTGCCGCCCCAGAAACAGGCCGCGCAGCACCAGCCCCAGTACTCGCTCGGAATGCGCAATGGCATAGCACAGTGCCAGGGTGGATCCCCAGGAGCCGCCAAACACCAGCCAGCGGTCAATGCCCAGAGTGGTGCGAATGTGCTCCATGTCGGCGATCAGCGCCTGCGTGCTGTTGTCGGTCAGCTCGGCATGGGGGGTCGACTGGCCGGTACCGCGCTGGTCGAACAGTATGATGCGGTAACACTCCGGATCGAAAAAACGCCGATGCTCGGGGCTGATGCCGGCCCCCGGCCCGCCATGCACCAGCACCACCGGAATACCCAGCGGATTGCCGCTCTCTTCCACATAAATTCGATGCAGGTCGGACACCTGCAACCACTGCTGCCGGTTGGCGGCAATCGCCGGATAAAGGGTGCGCATCAGGCCGGGTCCTCGTCGTCGTTGTCGTCTTCAAAGCTTAGCCCGTGGCTGTGCTCATAATCCCCCAGGCTGGCGGTGATTTCGGCGCCGAACAGGGCGATCATCCAACTCAGATAGACCCATACAAACAGGATGGGTACGGTCGCCAGGGCGCCGTAAATGGCCTGGTAGGACGGAAACTGGGTGATGTAAAAGGCAAAGCCGCGCTTGGCGATTTCAAACAGCACCGCCGCCACCAGGCCGCCGACAATGGCGTGGCCGAAGCGCACCCGCTTGTTGGGCACCACCATGTAAAACACCACGAACATCAGGGTAGACAGCAGAAACGGCAGCAGGCTCAGCAGCACGGCGCCCACGCCAAAGAAGCTGTCGCCCTGGAAAATGCGCATCGAGGTGACGTAGGAGGTTATCGCCAGGCTGGCCCCGGCCAGAATCGGCCCCAGGGTGAGGATCATCCAGTAGGTGGAAAACGCCACCGACCATCGCCGCTTCTGACTGACCCGCCAGATATGGTTGAAGTTCTCGTCGATGGCCGAGATCAGCATCATGGCGGTCACCGCCAGCGCCGCCACGCCGATGGCGGTGGTTTTTGAAGCGTTGTCGATAAAGCCCTGAATGTTCTTCTGCACCACGTCCCCCGCCGCCGGCACAAAGTTGCTGAACACAAAGTTCTGAATGGTATCGCGCAGCTCGGCAAACATGGGAAAGGCCGACATCATGGCAAACACCACCGCCAGCATGGGCACCAGCGACAACAGGCTGATGTAGGTAAGATAGCCGGCGGTTACCTTGAGCCGGTCCTGTTGCACGCGTTTCAGCACAAAGCGGCCAAAGTCCGCTCCATGGTCGCGCAAAAAGCGCAAACGGTGTCCGATGCGGGCGACAATCTGGGTCATGGCACATCCTGTGTAACGGCAAGTGAATGGTTATTGTGGCAAATTTCACGCCCAGGGGGCCAGCGCGACCACTCGCAAAAAGGACTCAAACAAAAAAGCCGCCCGAGCCTGAGCCCGGGCGGCATATTCACGGGACAGACATCTGCGTCTTACTGACGCACGCCTTCCAGGTGCATTTCCAGATACACGGTGGCCGAGGCCGGGCCCAGATCGTAGTCGATGCCGAAATCGGCCAGCTTCAACTCCAGCTCGCCTTCAAAGCCGCGACGGAAACCGCCCCAGGGGTCCTCACCGGCGCCTACCTGCTCGATTTCAAACTCTACCGGTTTGGTCACACCGTGCAGGGTGAGATCACCTTTCACGACATATTCTCCCTCGTCGTCGTCTTTGGTGACGCTGGTGCTCTTGAAGCTGGCTTCGGGAAATTTGCTCACGTCCAGAAAGTCGTCGCTGCGCAGGTGGCGGTCGCGCTCGCCGTGATTGGTGTCGACGCTGGCGGTATTCACGGTCACCTGCACGCTGTTATTGGCGGCATTGTCCTCGTCAAAGGCAAAGCTGCCCTTGAAGTCGTTGAAGCGGCCCACGATCCAGCTGTAACCCAGGTGATTGATTTTAAAGTTAACCGAGGCGTGCATGCCGTCGGTGTCGACGGTGTAATTTTCCACGGCGGCAAAGGCCGGTGACGCGGACACGGCCATCAGGGCGGCGGCAATCATGGTTTTTTTCATTTCATCTCTCCTTGGTGGACAAAATCAGAGCATGCGTTTAA from Oceanimonas doudoroffii includes these protein-coding regions:
- the dtd gene encoding D-aminoacyl-tRNA deacylase, whose amino-acid sequence is MIALIQRVTEARVTISGEQVGAIGPGLLVLLGVEREDDQAKADKLLAKVLGYRVFSDENGKMNLNLRQAGGSLLVVSQFTLAADTNSGLRPSFSRGAAPADAERWYDYFVMAARDQGVATEAGRFAADMQVSLTNDGPVTFWLQV
- the pip gene encoding prolyl aminopeptidase; translation: MRTLYPAIAANRQQWLQVSDLHRIYVEESGNPLGIPVVLVHGGPGAGISPEHRRFFDPECYRIILFDQRGTGQSTPHAELTDNSTQALIADMEHIRTTLGIDRWLVFGGSWGSTLALCYAIAHSERVLGLVLRGLFLGRQQDLDWLYQPEGGAAQLFPDYYREFLAPLDGDAEDLLNRYYRLLTSDNELARLNAARAWAIWEGRISTLLPRNDADSHYGEAHSALALARLECHYFLNNCFIEENHIIKAIERVRSLPAILVHGRYDAICKPAAALALADHWPELRLQIVPGAGHSAFEPGIMDGLVKATDHMAKELNKT
- a CDS encoding virulence factor BrkB family protein yields the protein MTQIVARIGHRLRFLRDHGADFGRFVLKRVQQDRLKVTAGYLTYISLLSLVPMLAVVFAMMSAFPMFAELRDTIQNFVFSNFVPAAGDVVQKNIQGFIDNASKTTAIGVAALAVTAMMLISAIDENFNHIWRVSQKRRWSVAFSTYWMILTLGPILAGASLAITSYVTSMRIFQGDSFFGVGAVLLSLLPFLLSTLMFVVFYMVVPNKRVRFGHAIVGGLVAAVLFEIAKRGFAFYITQFPSYQAIYGALATVPILFVWVYLSWMIALFGAEITASLGDYEHSHGLSFEDDNDDEDPA
- a CDS encoding YceI family protein produces the protein MKKTMIAAALMAVSASPAFAAVENYTVDTDGMHASVNFKINHLGYSWIVGRFNDFKGSFAFDEDNAANNSVQVTVNTASVDTNHGERDRHLRSDDFLDVSKFPEASFKSTSVTKDDDEGEYVVKGDLTLHGVTKPVEFEIEQVGAGEDPWGGFRRGFEGELELKLADFGIDYDLGPASATVYLEMHLEGVRQ